A genomic stretch from Haemophilus parainfluenzae ATCC 33392 includes:
- the dnaQ gene encoding DNA polymerase III subunit epsilon, with the protein MINPDRQIVLDTETTGMNQIGAHYEGHCIIEIGAVEMINRKYTGNNFHIYIKPDRLVDPDAIKVHGITDEMLADKPDFKTIAQDFIEYIRGAELLIHNAPFDVGFMDYEFRKLGLDIKTTDICLVTDTLQMARQMYPGKRNSLDALCDRLGIDNSKRTLHGALLDAEILADVYLSMTGGQTSLFDEEHADSSIIQTTANVQDLQSAVNFSQNLKVLQPTDDELQAHLDFIKLVNKKSDGKCFWSIRTGNETPH; encoded by the coding sequence ATGATAAATCCGGATCGCCAAATTGTACTGGATACTGAAACCACCGGTATGAACCAAATTGGTGCGCATTACGAAGGACATTGCATTATTGAAATTGGCGCAGTGGAAATGATCAACCGTAAATATACGGGCAATAATTTTCACATTTATATTAAGCCGGATCGTTTGGTTGATCCTGATGCCATTAAAGTTCACGGTATTACGGATGAAATGCTGGCAGATAAACCAGATTTCAAAACGATTGCACAAGACTTTATTGAATACATTCGTGGTGCCGAACTGCTTATTCACAACGCCCCCTTCGACGTAGGCTTTATGGACTATGAATTCCGTAAACTTGGGTTAGATATCAAAACGACCGACATTTGCCTGGTCACCGATACGTTGCAAATGGCGCGCCAAATGTATCCAGGAAAACGGAATAGCTTAGATGCGTTGTGTGATCGTTTAGGCATTGATAACAGCAAACGCACACTCCACGGCGCGTTACTGGATGCGGAGATTTTAGCCGACGTTTATTTGTCCATGACTGGCGGTCAAACCAGCTTATTTGATGAAGAGCATGCAGATAGTTCGATTATCCAAACGACAGCCAATGTTCAAGATCTTCAAAGTGCGGTCAATTTTTCGCAAAATTTAAAAGTGTTACAACCCACTGATGATGAACTCCAAGCTCATTTAGATTTCATTAAATTGGTCAATAAAAAAAGCGATGGCAAATGTTTTTGGTCAATTCGTACGGGAAATGAAACCCCTCATTAA
- the hpt gene encoding hypoxanthine phosphoribosyltransferase: MKKHHVDIMISEADVRSRIAELGAEITHFYQQKAIDKLIVVGLLRGSFMFMADLVRELKLPVEVEFMTTSSYGSGMTSNHDVKITKDLEGDIRNEHVLIVEDIIDTGYTLEKVRGILNLRDPASLAICTLLDKPSRREVEVPVEWIGFSIPDEFVVGYGIDYAQRYRNLGYIGKVVIDE; encoded by the coding sequence ATGAAAAAACACCACGTTGATATTATGATTTCAGAAGCGGATGTCCGTAGTCGCATAGCTGAACTTGGCGCGGAAATTACGCATTTTTATCAACAAAAAGCCATTGATAAACTGATTGTCGTCGGGCTTTTACGCGGTTCATTTATGTTCATGGCTGATCTGGTGCGTGAATTAAAATTACCGGTAGAAGTAGAGTTTATGACCACTTCAAGCTATGGTAGCGGAATGACAAGTAATCACGATGTGAAAATTACGAAAGATCTTGAAGGCGATATTCGTAATGAACACGTGCTAATTGTTGAGGACATTATTGATACAGGTTATACCCTAGAAAAAGTGCGTGGCATTTTAAATTTACGTGATCCTGCAAGCTTGGCGATTTGTACCTTATTAGATAAACCTTCTCGCCGAGAAGTGGAAGTGCCCGTTGAGTGGATTGGTTTTTCTATTCCGGATGAATTTGTTGTCGGCTATGGTATTGATTACGCACAACGCTATCGTAACTTAGGCTATATTGGCAAAGTGGTTATAGACGAATAA
- the rnhA gene encoding ribonuclease HI — translation MQKQIEIFTDGSCLGNPGAGGIGIVLRYKQHEKHISKGYFKTTNNRMELRAVIEALNSLKEPCHVTLYSDSQYMKNGITQWIYTWKKNNWKASTGKAVKNQDLWIALDQAIQTHNIDWQWVKGHSGHRENEICDELAKQGAENPTFEDIGYEG, via the coding sequence ATGCAAAAACAGATTGAAATTTTTACGGATGGCTCTTGCCTAGGCAATCCAGGCGCTGGGGGAATAGGGATTGTCCTGCGCTATAAACAGCACGAAAAACATATTTCAAAAGGGTATTTTAAAACCACCAATAATCGCATGGAATTACGAGCAGTGATCGAGGCTTTAAATAGCTTAAAAGAACCTTGCCATGTGACGCTTTATAGCGATAGCCAATATATGAAAAATGGTATCACACAATGGATTTACACTTGGAAGAAAAACAATTGGAAAGCGAGTACGGGAAAAGCGGTAAAAAATCAGGATTTATGGATTGCATTAGATCAGGCGATTCAAACCCATAACATTGACTGGCAGTGGGTGAAAGGCCATTCAGGACATCGAGAAAATGAAATTTGTGATGAATTAGCCAAACAAGGCGCAGAAAACCCAACTTTCGAAGATATCGGTTACGAAGGGTAG
- the tesB gene encoding acyl-CoA thioesterase II, with protein sequence MSDKLNQLIELLKLEKIDDLIFRGACEDLGFRQVFGGQVVAQSLSAAMQVAPPERVLHSCHAYFLAPGDSQYPIIYDVETLREGRNFSALRVKAIQHKNVICHVTASFQVPEEGFNHQSVMPQVPGPEQCIDEHEIMLKVAQTLPESLSEKFAQERPFQIHSRYLNNPFDGRELPPEQYAWFKTNGEAPLDLQTQQCLLAYFSDFHCILTALHPHGKGFLQKGMKVATIDHSIWFHRPFNLNNWHLHAIESNNAFAGRGLARGQIFAADGTLIATTQQEGLIRYQE encoded by the coding sequence ATGTCAGATAAATTAAATCAGCTCATCGAATTGTTAAAATTAGAAAAAATTGATGATCTTATCTTTCGCGGAGCCTGTGAAGACTTAGGTTTCCGTCAAGTGTTTGGCGGTCAAGTAGTCGCTCAATCTCTGTCTGCTGCAATGCAGGTTGCCCCTCCTGAGCGTGTACTCCACTCTTGTCATGCTTACTTTTTAGCGCCTGGCGACAGTCAATACCCGATTATTTATGACGTGGAAACTTTACGTGAAGGACGTAACTTCTCTGCATTACGCGTAAAAGCCATTCAACATAAAAATGTGATTTGTCACGTCACCGCCTCATTTCAAGTACCCGAAGAAGGTTTTAACCATCAATCAGTCATGCCGCAAGTGCCGGGGCCAGAACAATGTATTGATGAGCACGAAATCATGTTAAAAGTGGCGCAAACTTTGCCTGAAAGTTTGAGTGAAAAATTTGCCCAAGAACGACCATTTCAGATTCATAGCCGATATTTGAACAATCCATTTGATGGCCGAGAACTGCCCCCCGAACAATATGCTTGGTTTAAAACCAATGGAGAAGCGCCACTAGATTTGCAGACTCAACAATGTCTCTTGGCCTATTTTTCTGATTTTCACTGTATTTTGACCGCACTTCACCCACATGGGAAAGGCTTTTTACAGAAAGGGATGAAAGTGGCCACGATCGACCACAGTATTTGGTTCCACCGTCCTTTCAATTTAAATAATTGGCATTTACATGCCATTGAAAGTAACAATGCTTTTGCGGGACGTGGTTTAGCGAGAGGGCAAATTTTTGCTGCAGATGGCACACTAATTGCCACCACACAGCAGGAAGGTTTAATTCGTTATCAAGAATAA
- a CDS encoding tetratricopeptide repeat protein, producing MKKCNIIFLLIPLITTCGVNSFSASDRNDTQTLSAPKAFDPKRTEYTCATWTPPPNTDVEAEQWYRAATLLHAKSWRRTVQELQDMVILYEAAAGRGHYRAINNLYLLYTGTQGAMGDLFDQRPDYARKWLHYGLEKDWAMAYYWLFDALYEGHAGYPYTPELGLAYLQKAVELGVPLAQYELARIYEKNLDNSKTAQLLFECAAKQGFSAAMKELSSFKAIDGDQKESLRLMHNAVRYGGESGGESASRLSHVYGKTKAYMKEFASTLTDPVRETAYNELYTALTGTDTKSGNPFYTFPRLDEVLPLPPAKTHWKGIYSAMSKEDAAFYQNPPDTAALAADILKRGIVKKEDVYWPPRKD from the coding sequence ATGAAAAAATGTAACATCATTTTCTTACTTATCCCGCTAATTACGACTTGCGGGGTTAATTCATTTTCAGCATCAGACCGTAACGATACTCAAACGCTTTCTGCACCCAAAGCCTTTGACCCGAAACGCACAGAATATACCTGTGCCACATGGACACCGCCGCCCAACACTGATGTCGAAGCCGAGCAATGGTATCGGGCAGCAACCTTACTCCATGCCAAAAGTTGGCGCAGAACTGTGCAAGAGTTACAGGATATGGTGATTCTGTACGAAGCGGCGGCAGGTCGCGGACATTACCGTGCCATCAACAATCTCTACCTGCTCTACACCGGCACCCAAGGAGCGATGGGGGACTTGTTTGACCAACGTCCCGACTACGCCCGCAAATGGTTGCATTACGGCTTGGAGAAGGATTGGGCGATGGCATACTATTGGCTGTTTGATGCCTTGTATGAAGGCCATGCTGGCTACCCTTACACCCCGGAACTCGGCCTTGCCTACCTGCAGAAGGCTGTGGAATTGGGTGTACCGTTGGCGCAGTATGAATTGGCACGGATTTACGAAAAAAATCTCGACAATTCAAAAACCGCTCAACTGCTGTTTGAGTGCGCTGCCAAGCAGGGGTTTTCAGCGGCAATGAAGGAATTATCTTCGTTTAAAGCCATTGATGGTGATCAGAAAGAATCCTTGCGGTTAATGCACAATGCAGTGCGCTATGGAGGAGAAAGTGGGGGAGAATCGGCTTCACGTTTGAGTCACGTTTATGGTAAAACGAAAGCCTATATGAAGGAATTCGCCTCCACCCTAACTGATCCTGTCCGTGAAACAGCTTACAACGAGTTGTATACAGCACTTACAGGCACAGATACCAAAAGCGGCAACCCCTTCTACACCTTCCCACGCCTAGACGAAGTCCTGCCCCTGCCACCCGCCAAAACCCACTGGAAAGGCATCTACTCTGCGATGAGCAAGGAAGACGCAGCGTTCTACCAAAATCCACCTGACACCGCCGCCCTTGCTGCCGATATTCTCAAACGCGGTATCGTCAAAAAAGAAGACGTATATTGGCCACCGCGCAAGGATTAA
- a CDS encoding ribosomal protein uL16 3-hydroxylase → MTALSNQYCLPDGITPEIFLRDYWQKKPLIIRNGLPEIVGQFEPEDIIELAQGEEVTARLVKTFSEDNWKVFFSPLSEEDFADVPEKWSVLVQNLEQWSTELGQLWNKFGFIPQWQRDDIMVSYAPKGGSVGKHYDEYDVFLVQGYGHRRWQLGKWCDSSTEFKPNQPIRIFDDMGELVIDEVMNPGDILYIPARMSHYGVAEDDCLTFSFGLRYPNLADIFDNVNKAFCHQDPELNLSEFQLPLRLTQSEQSTGKLADENIQAMKKQFLAKLAESEAFDALFKQAVAGTVSSRRYEMLVSDEMSDPDEVRSILEEEQGVLMQDNNCKLLYTENPLRIYANGEWLDEVNVIEAEVLKRLSDGEALDWAFLNNLVNDTEDPESTMELLLDSICNWLDDGWVLIE, encoded by the coding sequence ATGACCGCACTTTCCAACCAATATTGTCTGCCAGATGGCATTACCCCTGAAATTTTCCTGCGTGATTATTGGCAGAAAAAGCCATTGATTATTCGTAATGGTTTGCCTGAAATTGTTGGACAATTCGAGCCTGAGGATATTATCGAATTAGCACAAGGCGAAGAAGTGACGGCTCGCTTAGTAAAAACCTTTTCAGAGGATAATTGGAAAGTGTTTTTCAGTCCGTTATCTGAAGAAGATTTTGCAGATGTACCCGAGAAATGGTCGGTGCTCGTCCAAAATTTAGAACAATGGAGCACAGAACTCGGTCAGCTTTGGAATAAATTTGGCTTTATCCCACAATGGCAACGCGACGATATTATGGTGTCCTATGCACCTAAAGGTGGTTCTGTAGGTAAGCATTATGACGAATATGATGTATTCTTGGTACAAGGCTATGGTCATCGTCGTTGGCAGTTAGGCAAATGGTGTGATTCTTCTACAGAATTCAAACCGAATCAGCCGATTCGTATTTTTGATGATATGGGCGAATTAGTGATTGATGAAGTGATGAACCCAGGCGATATTCTTTATATTCCGGCTCGTATGTCGCATTACGGTGTGGCAGAAGATGATTGTTTGACCTTTTCTTTTGGTTTGCGTTACCCGAATTTAGCAGACATTTTCGATAACGTGAACAAAGCGTTTTGTCATCAAGATCCTGAATTGAATTTAAGCGAATTCCAATTACCGTTACGCTTAACGCAATCAGAGCAAAGTACGGGCAAATTGGCGGATGAAAATATTCAAGCAATGAAAAAGCAATTCTTAGCGAAATTGGCAGAGTCAGAAGCCTTTGATGCCTTGTTCAAACAAGCAGTAGCAGGCACAGTGAGTTCACGTCGTTATGAAATGTTGGTATCCGATGAAATGTCCGATCCTGACGAAGTGCGGTCAATTTTAGAAGAGGAACAAGGTGTATTAATGCAGGACAATAACTGCAAATTACTTTACACCGAAAATCCGCTCCGCATTTATGCGAATGGCGAATGGTTGGATGAAGTGAATGTTATTGAAGCGGAAGTGTTGAAACGCCTTTCTGATGGTGAAGCGCTAGATTGGGCATTCTTAAATAATTTAGTGAATGATACGGAAGATCCTGAAAGTACAATGGAATTATTACTTGATTCGATTTGTAACTGGCTAGATGACGGTTGGGTGTTGATTGAATAA
- the pth gene encoding aminoacyl-tRNA hydrolase, producing the protein MSEIKLIVGLGNPGDKYAETRHNAGEWLIERLARRFNVSLNAENKFFGYVGKTLINGKEVRFLVPTTFMNLSGKAVGALANFYRIKPEEILVLHDELDLPPGTVKLKQGGGHGGHNGLKDIVAQLGNSNNFYRLRIGIGHPGHRDLVSGFVLNKPAPAEREVLDKALDEATDCIELLFKEGMVKATNRLNSFKI; encoded by the coding sequence ATGTCTGAAATTAAACTCATCGTGGGGCTGGGAAACCCTGGCGATAAATATGCGGAAACCCGCCACAATGCAGGTGAATGGCTGATTGAGCGTTTGGCTCGTCGCTTTAATGTTTCGCTTAATGCAGAAAATAAATTCTTCGGTTATGTAGGAAAAACACTGATTAACGGCAAAGAAGTCCGTTTTTTAGTGCCAACGACGTTTATGAATTTAAGTGGAAAAGCGGTAGGCGCACTTGCTAATTTTTATCGCATTAAACCAGAAGAAATTTTAGTGCTACACGATGAATTAGATTTACCGCCGGGCACCGTAAAATTAAAACAAGGTGGCGGACATGGCGGTCACAATGGTTTAAAAGATATCGTAGCTCAGCTTGGTAACAGCAATAATTTCTATCGTTTACGCATTGGCATTGGCCATCCTGGACACCGTGATTTAGTTTCAGGTTTTGTGCTTAACAAACCCGCGCCAGCAGAAAGAGAAGTACTCGATAAAGCGTTAGACGAAGCCACCGATTGCATTGAATTGCTTTTCAAAGAAGGTATGGTGAAAGCCACCAATCGCTTAAACAGTTTTAAAATTTAA
- the ychF gene encoding redox-regulated ATPase YchF produces the protein MGFKCGIVGLPNVGKSTLFNALTKAGIEAANYPFCTIEPNTGVVPMPDPRLDALAEIVKPERVLPTTMEFVDIAGLVAGASKGEGLGNKFLANIRETDAIGHVVRCFENDDIVHVAGKIDPLSDIETINTELALADLDSCERAIQRLQKRAKGGDKDAKFELSVMEKILPVLSEAGMIRSVALDKDELLAIKSYNFLTLKPTMYIANVNEDGFENNPYLDKVREFAKKEGSVVVPVCAAIEAEIAELDDDEKIEFLQDLGIEEPGLNRVIRAGYALLNLQTYFTAGVKEVRAWTVSVGATAPKAAAVIHTDFEKGFIRAEVIAYDDFIQFKGENGAKEAGKWRLEGKDYIVQDGDVMHFRFNV, from the coding sequence ATGGGATTTAAATGTGGTATCGTTGGTTTGCCAAATGTCGGTAAATCTACCCTTTTTAATGCATTAACCAAAGCCGGTATCGAAGCGGCAAACTATCCGTTCTGTACAATCGAACCAAATACTGGGGTGGTACCAATGCCGGATCCGCGTTTAGATGCGTTAGCGGAAATTGTTAAACCTGAACGAGTTTTGCCAACCACTATGGAGTTTGTGGATATCGCTGGTTTGGTTGCGGGTGCAAGTAAAGGTGAAGGCTTAGGGAATAAATTCCTAGCTAATATCCGTGAAACGGATGCAATTGGTCATGTTGTTCGTTGTTTTGAAAATGATGACATCGTGCACGTTGCAGGTAAGATCGATCCATTAAGTGATATCGAAACCATCAATACCGAATTAGCACTAGCTGACTTAGACAGCTGCGAACGTGCAATCCAACGTTTACAAAAACGTGCAAAAGGTGGCGATAAAGACGCAAAATTTGAGCTATCTGTGATGGAAAAAATCCTTCCTGTACTTTCTGAAGCGGGCATGATTCGTTCTGTTGCGTTAGATAAAGATGAGTTATTAGCAATTAAAAGCTATAACTTCCTCACATTAAAACCAACCATGTACATTGCTAACGTGAATGAAGACGGTTTTGAAAATAACCCTTATTTAGACAAAGTACGTGAGTTTGCAAAAAAAGAAGGCTCTGTTGTGGTGCCTGTATGTGCGGCGATTGAAGCTGAAATTGCAGAGCTTGATGACGATGAAAAAATCGAATTCTTACAAGATCTTGGCATTGAAGAACCTGGCTTAAACCGTGTAATTCGTGCAGGTTATGCTTTATTAAATCTTCAAACCTACTTCACTGCGGGAGTGAAAGAAGTGCGCGCATGGACGGTTTCTGTTGGTGCAACCGCCCCTAAAGCAGCAGCCGTAATTCACACTGACTTTGAAAAAGGCTTCATCCGTGCAGAAGTGATTGCTTACGATGACTTCATCCAATTCAAAGGTGAAAACGGAGCAAAAGAAGCAGGTAAATGGCGCTTAGAAGGTAAAGACTACATCGTTCAAGATGGTGATGTCATGCACTTCCGCTTTAACGTATAA
- the der gene encoding ribosome biogenesis GTPase Der: MTTPVVALVGRPNVGKSTLFNRLTRTRDALVADFPGLTRDRKYGHANISGYDFIVIDTGGIDGTEEGVEEKMAEQSLLAIEEADVVLFLVDARAGLTAADIGIANYLRQRTNKTTVVVANKTDGIDADSHCAEFYQLGLGKIEQIAASQGRGVTQLMEQVLAPLAEKLQENEAENDRTSDEEEKDEWDHEFDFDSEEDTSLIDDALDEELEEEQDKNIKIAIVGRPNVGKSTLTNRILGEDRVVVYDMPGTTRDSIYIPMERDGQQYTLIDTAGVRKRGKVHLAVEKFSVIKTLQAIQDANVVLLTIDARENISDQDLSLLGFILNTGRSLVIVVNKWDGLDQDVKDRVKSELDRRLDFIDFARVHFISALHGSGVGNLFDSIKEAYACATQKMTTSLLTRILQMATDEHQPPMIGGRRIKLKYAHPGGYNPPIIVVHGNQMDKLPDSYKRYLSNYYRKSLKIIGSPIRLLFQEGSNPFAGRKNKLTPNQLRKRKRLMKFIKKAKR, from the coding sequence ATGACAACTCCTGTCGTTGCCTTAGTGGGTCGCCCAAACGTAGGCAAATCCACCCTATTCAACCGTTTAACCCGTACTCGTGATGCGCTTGTTGCTGACTTCCCTGGTTTAACTCGAGATCGTAAATACGGCCATGCCAATATTTCTGGCTATGATTTTATTGTGATCGATACCGGCGGTATTGATGGCACAGAAGAAGGCGTTGAAGAAAAAATGGCGGAACAATCCTTATTAGCGATTGAAGAAGCCGATGTAGTGCTTTTCTTAGTGGATGCGCGCGCAGGTTTAACGGCAGCAGACATTGGTATTGCCAATTACTTACGCCAACGTACGAATAAAACAACCGTCGTGGTGGCGAATAAAACTGACGGTATTGATGCAGACTCACACTGTGCAGAATTCTATCAATTAGGCTTAGGTAAAATTGAACAAATTGCGGCATCACAAGGTCGTGGCGTGACTCAATTAATGGAGCAAGTACTTGCCCCTTTAGCGGAAAAATTACAAGAAAACGAAGCAGAAAATGACCGCACTTCTGATGAAGAAGAAAAAGATGAATGGGATCACGAATTTGACTTCGATTCAGAGGAAGATACGTCATTAATTGATGACGCATTAGACGAAGAACTTGAAGAAGAACAAGATAAAAATATTAAAATTGCGATTGTAGGCCGTCCAAACGTCGGTAAATCCACATTAACCAATCGTATTTTAGGTGAAGATCGCGTGGTCGTTTACGATATGCCAGGCACAACACGCGATAGTATCTACATTCCGATGGAACGCGATGGGCAACAATACACCTTGATTGATACAGCGGGTGTGCGTAAACGTGGAAAAGTACATTTAGCCGTTGAGAAATTCTCTGTCATCAAAACATTACAAGCGATTCAAGATGCAAACGTGGTGTTACTCACAATTGATGCGCGTGAAAACATTTCAGACCAAGATCTCTCTCTACTTGGCTTTATCTTAAATACAGGACGCTCACTCGTGATCGTCGTGAATAAATGGGACGGCTTAGATCAAGATGTGAAAGATCGCGTCAAATCTGAATTAGATCGCCGTCTTGATTTCATCGACTTTGCCCGTGTGCATTTTATTTCTGCTTTACACGGCAGTGGCGTGGGGAATCTTTTTGATTCGATTAAAGAAGCTTATGCTTGTGCGACACAAAAAATGACGACGTCCCTTCTCACCCGAATCTTACAAATGGCAACGGATGAGCACCAACCACCAATGATTGGCGGTCGTCGTATTAAATTAAAATATGCTCACCCAGGTGGTTATAACCCACCAATTATCGTGGTGCATGGTAACCAAATGGATAAATTACCGGATTCGTACAAACGTTATTTATCTAATTATTATCGTAAGAGTTTGAAAATTATTGGTTCGCCAATTCGCTTGCTATTCCAAGAAGGTTCAAACCCATTCGCGGGTAGAAAAAATAAACTCACACCAAACCAATTACGTAAACGTAAACGCTTAATGAAGTTTATCAAAAAAGCGAAACGCTAA
- a CDS encoding RnfH family protein translates to MNQINIEIAYALPDRYYLKSFKVDEGTMIQTAILQSGILQQFTEIDLRENKVGIYSRPAKLTDQLKDGDRIEIYRPLLADPKEIRRKRAAEQAKAAQEKAQQEKQEKE, encoded by the coding sequence ATGAACCAAATTAATATTGAAATCGCCTATGCCTTGCCGGATCGTTATTATTTGAAGTCCTTCAAAGTGGATGAAGGCACGATGATCCAAACGGCTATTTTACAATCAGGCATTTTACAACAGTTTACCGAGATCGATTTGCGCGAGAATAAAGTCGGGATTTATTCCCGTCCAGCCAAATTAACGGATCAATTAAAAGATGGTGATCGTATTGAAATTTACCGTCCATTATTAGCCGATCCTAAAGAAATTCGTCGTAAACGTGCAGCAGAGCAAGCCAAAGCAGCACAAGAAAAAGCCCAACAAGAAAAACAGGAAAAGGAGTAA
- a CDS encoding EamA family transporter — translation MNWVFFAIGSAFFAGLTAILGKLGVEGINSNLATFIRTIVVLLVTAGIISARNEWQLPQHIAAKPFTFLILSGVATGLSWLCYYRALQMAPASWVAPIDKLSVVIAIILGVVLLGEPLSMKLVMGSLLILSGVLVLAL, via the coding sequence ATGAATTGGGTATTTTTTGCCATTGGTTCAGCCTTTTTCGCTGGGCTTACCGCTATTTTAGGAAAATTAGGGGTTGAAGGCATTAACAGCAATCTTGCGACCTTTATCCGCACAATTGTGGTGTTACTCGTTACAGCGGGTATCATTAGCGCACGTAACGAATGGCAACTGCCACAACATATTGCAGCAAAACCGTTTACCTTTTTAATTCTTTCTGGTGTTGCCACGGGTCTATCTTGGCTTTGCTATTATCGCGCATTGCAAATGGCACCCGCCTCTTGGGTTGCGCCCATTGATAAACTCAGTGTCGTGATTGCCATTATTTTAGGTGTGGTATTGTTAGGCGAACCTTTAAGTATGAAATTAGTTATGGGAAGTCTATTAATTCTCTCAGGCGTTTTAGTCTTAGCCTTATAG